The Collimonas fungivorans Ter331 genome has a segment encoding these proteins:
- a CDS encoding M13 family metallopeptidase has translation MKRSLICAAVLTLVAGYTSSTASFAQTPRTVAAAIVAPASPLASGIDMQNADLAVRPQDDFYSYVNGSWLKKTEIPADKSSWGAFYELRENSLNQLHTIVDAVSAEKNIAPGSNQQKIADLYASYMDEPALETLGAKPLDAEFAKVDALKDKKQIPALIAHLNSIGVNAPYDIGIHQDAKDSSKVIADLGQSGLGLPDRDYYLKADDAKLKDTLAKYRAHIETMLALSGDKAAKKNAASIVALETALAKVQWTKVENRDPVKTYNRVELAQLHALAPHYEWDGYLSGAGLKDKVTYLVVSQPSYIKGFDKILEKTPLPVWKAYFKWHVLSSFASDLSKQYVDQNFAFKGTVLRGVPENEPRWKRGINVVEASVGEGLGQLYVQQFFPPENKARMEKLVANLIAAYNHSIDGLDWMGADTKKQAQKKLSTLMLKIGYPDKWRDYSALSIKRDDLVGNVIRAREFEFKRNIDKLGKPVDRTEWGMTPQTVNAYYNPEFNEIVFPAAILQPPFFNANADDAVNYGGIGAVIGHEISHGFDDQGSQYDEIGNLRDWWTKEDHEKFAVKTKALVAQYGAYSPVPGYKVNGELTLGENIADNSGLTIAYKAYHLSLDGKTPPVIDGLTGDQRLYLGWAQVWRGKVRDAQAIVYVKTDPHSPPRFRGNGTLGNQPGFYSAFDVKPGDKMYLPPEQRVLMW, from the coding sequence GTGAAACGCTCTCTGATTTGTGCAGCAGTGCTGACACTGGTTGCAGGCTATACCAGCTCCACCGCCAGTTTCGCCCAGACCCCGCGCACCGTGGCCGCCGCTATCGTCGCGCCGGCATCGCCGCTGGCCAGCGGCATCGACATGCAGAACGCCGACCTGGCGGTACGCCCCCAGGACGACTTCTATAGCTACGTCAACGGCAGCTGGCTCAAGAAAACCGAAATCCCCGCCGACAAATCGTCTTGGGGCGCGTTCTACGAGCTGCGTGAAAATTCCCTGAACCAGCTGCACACCATCGTCGATGCGGTCAGCGCGGAGAAGAACATCGCGCCCGGCTCCAACCAGCAGAAAATCGCCGACCTGTACGCCAGCTACATGGATGAGCCGGCGCTGGAAACACTCGGCGCCAAACCGCTGGATGCCGAGTTCGCCAAAGTCGACGCGCTGAAGGACAAGAAACAGATCCCCGCCCTGATCGCCCACCTGAACAGCATCGGCGTCAATGCGCCGTATGACATCGGCATCCACCAGGACGCCAAGGATTCCAGCAAGGTGATCGCCGACCTCGGCCAAAGCGGCCTCGGCCTGCCGGACCGCGACTATTACCTGAAAGCCGACGACGCCAAGCTGAAAGACACGCTGGCCAAGTACCGCGCGCATATCGAAACCATGCTGGCGCTGTCCGGCGACAAGGCCGCGAAGAAAAACGCCGCCAGCATCGTCGCTCTGGAAACCGCACTGGCCAAGGTGCAATGGACCAAGGTCGAGAACCGCGATCCGGTCAAGACCTACAACCGGGTCGAGCTGGCGCAGCTGCATGCACTGGCTCCGCACTACGAGTGGGACGGCTACCTGTCCGGCGCCGGCCTGAAAGACAAGGTGACCTACCTGGTGGTCAGCCAGCCTAGCTATATCAAGGGCTTCGACAAGATCCTGGAAAAGACCCCACTGCCGGTCTGGAAAGCGTATTTCAAGTGGCACGTGCTGAGCAGTTTCGCCTCTGACCTCTCCAAGCAGTATGTCGACCAGAACTTCGCATTCAAGGGCACCGTGCTGCGCGGCGTACCGGAAAACGAACCACGCTGGAAGCGCGGCATCAATGTGGTTGAAGCCAGCGTCGGCGAGGGCCTGGGCCAGCTCTACGTGCAGCAGTTCTTCCCGCCTGAGAACAAGGCGCGCATGGAAAAGCTGGTGGCCAACCTGATCGCCGCCTACAATCATAGCATCGACGGCCTCGACTGGATGGGCGCCGACACCAAGAAGCAGGCGCAAAAGAAACTGTCGACGCTGATGCTGAAGATCGGCTATCCCGACAAATGGCGCGATTATTCAGCCCTGAGCATCAAGCGCGACGACCTGGTCGGCAACGTGATCCGCGCCCGCGAGTTTGAATTCAAGCGCAACATCGACAAGCTCGGCAAACCGGTCGACCGCACCGAATGGGGCATGACGCCGCAAACCGTGAATGCCTACTACAACCCGGAGTTCAACGAAATCGTGTTCCCGGCGGCGATCCTGCAACCGCCGTTCTTCAACGCCAACGCTGACGACGCGGTCAACTATGGCGGCATCGGCGCGGTGATCGGCCATGAAATCAGCCACGGATTCGACGACCAGGGCAGCCAGTACGACGAAATCGGCAACCTGCGCGACTGGTGGACCAAGGAAGACCACGAGAAATTCGCGGTCAAGACCAAGGCCCTGGTGGCGCAATACGGCGCCTACAGCCCGGTTCCCGGCTACAAGGTCAACGGCGAGCTGACCCTGGGTGAAAACATCGCGGACAACTCCGGTCTGACCATCGCCTACAAGGCTTACCACCTGTCCCTGGACGGCAAGACGCCACCCGTGATCGACGGCCTCACCGGCGACCAGCGCTTGTATCTGGGCTGGGCCCAGGTATGGCGCGGCAAGGTGCGCGACGCCCAGGCCATCGTCTATGTAAAAACCGATCCGCACTCGCCGCCGCGTTTCCGCGGCAACGGCACACTGGGCAACCAGCCTGGTTTCTACAGCGCGTTCGACGTCAAGCCGGGCGACAAGATGTACCTGCCGCCGGAGCAACGCGTCCTGATGTGGTAA
- a CDS encoding glycosyltransferase family 2 protein: MLIGQARSSPLELDARTIELDLMTAILGGIIVLLVVYTIRHYLFTLNRLFGRQRQPYLDIEQAAWPPVVVCVAAHNEERVIADALHALLEVDYPRDKLVIMPVNDRSTDATRAIIDRIADANPGRFTPFHRSGGRAGKAAALRDATEKIQAEIIIVFDADYLPARGLIKQLVAPFFDPEVGAIMGRVVPINAGANLLTRLLDLERAGGYQVDQAARMNLGLVPQYGGTVGGVRRCALEEIGGWNSDMLAEDTDVTFRLLQQGWKTVYQNRSECYEEVPEAWPVRIRQISRWSRGHNQVMSHNLMRLLKNPRISLRERADGALLLCVFIMPPLLAIGWTLTIIQFFMTSHQWLFGWLALSGMVAYGAFGTNAAFFEMAAAAYLDGNRNRIRLLPLNIFGFLVSLVSIWRAAIAQVLDALQKRELVWHKTERFRVLSATPVQDPMSPLDILQISGAVELHGEIS, encoded by the coding sequence ATGCTGATTGGGCAAGCGCGCTCATCCCCGCTAGAACTCGACGCTCGCACAATTGAACTGGATCTGATGACTGCCATATTGGGTGGCATCATCGTCCTGCTGGTGGTCTATACGATCCGCCACTACCTGTTCACCCTCAACCGCCTGTTCGGACGGCAACGCCAGCCTTACCTCGATATCGAGCAGGCAGCATGGCCGCCGGTGGTGGTATGCGTGGCCGCCCACAATGAGGAAAGGGTGATCGCCGATGCCCTGCATGCCCTGCTCGAAGTCGACTACCCGCGCGACAAGCTGGTCATCATGCCCGTCAACGACCGCTCTACCGACGCCACGCGGGCCATCATCGACCGCATCGCCGACGCCAATCCAGGGCGCTTCACGCCGTTCCACCGCAGCGGCGGACGCGCCGGCAAGGCCGCTGCCTTGCGCGACGCCACCGAGAAAATCCAGGCCGAAATCATCATCGTCTTCGATGCCGACTATCTCCCCGCGCGCGGCCTGATCAAGCAGCTGGTGGCGCCGTTTTTCGATCCTGAGGTGGGCGCCATCATGGGCCGCGTGGTGCCCATCAACGCCGGCGCCAACCTGCTGACGCGCCTGCTCGACCTGGAACGGGCCGGCGGCTACCAGGTCGACCAGGCGGCGCGCATGAACCTGGGCCTGGTGCCGCAGTATGGCGGCACTGTCGGCGGCGTGCGGCGCTGCGCGCTGGAGGAAATCGGCGGCTGGAACAGCGACATGCTGGCCGAGGACACCGATGTCACCTTCCGCCTGCTGCAGCAAGGCTGGAAAACGGTGTACCAGAACCGTTCGGAATGCTACGAGGAAGTCCCCGAGGCGTGGCCGGTCCGGATCCGGCAAATCAGCAGATGGTCGCGCGGACACAACCAGGTCATGAGCCACAACCTGATGCGCCTGCTGAAGAATCCGCGCATCAGCCTGCGCGAAAGGGCGGACGGCGCGCTCCTGCTGTGCGTCTTCATCATGCCGCCGCTGCTGGCCATCGGCTGGACCTTGACCATCATCCAGTTCTTCATGACTTCGCACCAATGGCTGTTCGGCTGGCTGGCCTTGAGCGGCATGGTGGCTTACGGCGCCTTCGGCACCAATGCGGCATTTTTTGAAATGGCGGCGGCCGCTTACCTGGACGGCAACCGCAACCGCATCCGCCTGCTGCCGCTGAACATATTCGGCTTCCTGGTCAGCCTGGTGTCCATCTGGCGCGCGGCAATCGCGCAAGTGCTTGATGCGCTGCAAAAGCGTGAACTGGTATGGCATAAGACCGAAAGGTTCAGGGTGCTGTCCGCAACCCCGGTGCAAGACCCTATGTCGCCTCTCGACATTTTGCAGATAAGCGGCGCCGTCGAATTGCATGGGGAGATTTCCTGA
- the wecB gene encoding non-hydrolyzing UDP-N-acetylglucosamine 2-epimerase, with translation MKVLSIFGTRPEAVKMAPVVKALSRETGMQSLVCVTGQHRQMLQQVLDLFAIKVDYSLDVMLPDQTLNGLSARLIGLLDPVLEACRPDRILVHGDTTTAMMAALTAFHRRIPVAHVEAGLRTGDLSQPWPEEMNRRYVDIVCDLLLAPTAQAKNNLAAEHLAGRVVITGNTVIDALRLTTKRIAFDEQLRNQLDAHFPYLVPGRKLLLVTGHRRENFGSGFAEICDALATLSRRSDLQIVYPVHLNPNVQGPVLAALSHLPNIHLIEPLDYLLFVRLMQRSHVILTDSGGVQEEAPSLGKPVLVMRNVTERPEAVSAGTVQLVGTDPARIVAAVTRLCDDDIFWQQATQRVNPYGDGRAAERIASVLCGRPIAEFGMDQRGPARKAQLAAAALQPI, from the coding sequence GTGAAAGTGCTCTCTATCTTCGGTACGCGTCCGGAGGCCGTAAAAATGGCCCCTGTGGTCAAAGCGTTGTCCAGAGAAACAGGCATGCAGTCGCTGGTCTGCGTCACCGGCCAGCATCGGCAAATGCTGCAACAGGTGCTTGACCTGTTCGCCATCAAGGTCGATTACAGCCTCGATGTGATGCTGCCGGACCAGACCCTGAACGGATTGAGTGCGCGCCTGATCGGCCTGCTCGACCCGGTGCTGGAAGCATGCAGGCCCGATCGCATCCTGGTGCACGGCGACACCACCACCGCCATGATGGCGGCGCTGACGGCATTCCATCGCCGCATACCGGTGGCGCATGTCGAAGCCGGCCTGCGCACCGGCGACCTGAGCCAGCCCTGGCCGGAAGAAATGAACCGACGCTATGTCGATATCGTATGCGACCTGCTGCTTGCCCCCACCGCGCAAGCAAAGAACAACCTCGCGGCAGAACACCTGGCCGGCCGTGTCGTCATCACCGGCAATACGGTGATCGATGCGCTGCGCCTGACGACCAAACGGATCGCCTTCGACGAACAGCTGCGCAACCAGCTCGATGCCCATTTCCCCTACCTGGTTCCAGGCCGGAAGCTGCTGCTGGTGACCGGCCACCGGCGCGAGAATTTCGGCTCCGGTTTCGCCGAAATCTGCGATGCGCTGGCGACATTGTCGCGCCGTTCCGACCTGCAGATCGTTTATCCGGTGCACCTGAATCCGAACGTGCAAGGACCGGTGCTGGCGGCCTTGTCGCATCTGCCGAACATCCATCTGATCGAACCGCTCGACTACCTGCTGTTTGTGCGCCTGATGCAGCGCTCGCACGTGATCCTGACCGACTCCGGCGGCGTGCAGGAAGAAGCGCCTTCGCTGGGCAAGCCGGTGCTGGTGATGCGCAATGTCACGGAACGTCCGGAAGCTGTGAGCGCCGGCACGGTGCAGCTGGTGGGCACCGACCCGGCGCGGATTGTCGCCGCGGTAACGCGGCTCTGCGACGACGACATTTTCTGGCAGCAGGCAACGCAACGCGTCAACCCTTACGGCGACGGCCGCGCGGCGGAGCGGATCGCCAGCGTGCTGTGCGGCAGGCCGATCGCTGAATTCGGCATGGATCAGCGTGGCCCCGCCAGGAAAGCGCAGCTCGCGGCAGCGGCGCTGCAACCCATCTAA
- a CDS encoding ABC transporter substrate-binding protein: MHLHRRLFSGFLSFILPLVVGAALPLSASFAESGVTDQKIILGQSAAFSGPAAQLGIQMNAGAKAYFDSVNEQGGVFGRQIEIIKADDKYEADLAAANTKRLIEKDDVFALFGYVGTPTSNAALPIFTQAGVPFFAPVTGAQSLREPLNRQVFNIRASYFDETEHLVEKLANVGIKNIAVFYQNDAYGRAGLEGVQRALKKMNLELVEAATVERNSTDVKGAVSKILPKRPAAIIQISAYASCAAYIKEMRKAGYNGQFYNVSFVGSQALADALGKDGEGVVISQVVPFPWSSSTPVLAEYTKLMQKAGVKEPNFSSLEGFIAAKVFVEGLKRAGKDLTRAKLVKALETINMKNYNGGGFDVNFSGSNHSGSKFVEMTMITKDKKFLN, encoded by the coding sequence ATGCATCTTCACCGTCGTCTTTTTTCCGGTTTTCTCTCCTTCATCCTGCCGCTCGTCGTCGGCGCCGCCCTCCCGCTGTCGGCCAGTTTTGCCGAATCCGGCGTCACCGACCAGAAAATCATCCTGGGGCAATCCGCGGCATTTTCCGGCCCGGCCGCCCAGCTGGGCATCCAGATGAATGCCGGCGCCAAAGCCTATTTCGATTCCGTGAATGAGCAGGGTGGCGTGTTTGGACGACAGATCGAAATCATCAAGGCCGACGATAAATACGAAGCCGACCTGGCCGCAGCCAATACCAAGCGCCTGATTGAAAAAGACGATGTGTTCGCCTTGTTCGGTTATGTCGGCACGCCTACCAGCAACGCCGCCCTGCCGATTTTCACGCAAGCCGGCGTGCCGTTCTTTGCCCCGGTCACCGGCGCCCAGTCGCTGCGCGAGCCGCTGAACCGCCAGGTTTTCAACATCCGCGCCAGCTACTTCGACGAAACCGAGCACCTGGTGGAAAAACTGGCCAACGTCGGCATCAAGAACATTGCCGTGTTCTACCAGAACGACGCCTATGGCCGCGCCGGGCTGGAAGGCGTGCAGCGCGCGCTGAAGAAGATGAACCTGGAACTGGTCGAAGCGGCCACGGTGGAACGCAACAGCACCGACGTCAAGGGGGCCGTCAGCAAGATCCTGCCGAAACGCCCTGCCGCAATCATCCAGATCAGCGCCTATGCTTCCTGCGCCGCTTACATCAAGGAAATGCGCAAGGCCGGCTATAACGGCCAGTTCTACAATGTCTCGTTCGTCGGCAGCCAGGCTTTGGCCGACGCCTTGGGCAAGGATGGCGAAGGCGTGGTGATTTCCCAGGTGGTGCCGTTCCCGTGGAGCTCGTCGACCCCGGTGCTCGCCGAATATACCAAGCTGATGCAGAAAGCCGGCGTCAAGGAGCCTAATTTCTCCAGCCTGGAAGGTTTCATCGCCGCCAAGGTATTCGTCGAGGGCTTGAAGCGGGCCGGCAAGGACCTGACCCGCGCCAAGCTGGTCAAGGCGCTGGAAACCATCAACATGAAGAACTATAACGGCGGCGGCTTCGACGTGAATTTCAGCGGCAGCAACCACAGCGGTTCGAAATTTGTCGAAATGACCATGATCACCAAGGACAAGAAGTTCCTGAACTGA
- a CDS encoding 2-hydroxyacid dehydrogenase: MLPTLLILNPLSDQGLQRIGQDFQIVYAPTAEQRGAAIASHADAIRAVLTIGSIGLHANEIAALPKLELVCALGAGFENIDVAAARERGITVSNGAGTNDACVADHAMGLLLATVRGIPQLGVALHQGIWRDALPLPPSVSGKRLGIIGLGTIGKQIARRAAGFDMTIGYHNRSVRSETPFAYFASVLELAQWADFLVVATPGGAATRHLINRPVLDALGPQGFIVNIARGSVIDTAALALALREGRVAGAGLDVYESEPLPPAELLDLPNAVLTPHVAGWSPESVAETVRLFLENARRHFSGQAVLTPI, from the coding sequence ATGCTTCCTACTCTCCTGATCCTCAATCCCTTGTCCGACCAAGGCCTGCAACGCATCGGCCAAGACTTCCAGATAGTCTATGCGCCCACCGCCGAGCAGCGCGGCGCCGCCATCGCCAGCCACGCCGATGCCATACGGGCGGTGCTGACCATCGGTTCGATCGGCTTGCACGCCAATGAAATCGCCGCCTTGCCCAAGCTGGAACTGGTTTGCGCGCTGGGCGCCGGTTTCGAGAACATCGATGTCGCCGCTGCGCGCGAGCGCGGCATCACGGTATCCAACGGCGCCGGCACCAATGACGCCTGCGTCGCTGACCATGCCATGGGTTTGCTGCTGGCGACGGTGCGCGGCATTCCGCAGCTGGGGGTGGCCCTGCACCAGGGCATCTGGCGCGACGCCTTGCCTTTGCCGCCCAGCGTATCCGGCAAGCGTCTCGGCATCATCGGACTCGGCACCATCGGCAAACAGATTGCGCGCCGTGCCGCGGGTTTCGACATGACGATCGGCTATCACAACCGTTCGGTGCGCAGCGAGACGCCGTTCGCCTATTTCGCTTCGGTGCTGGAACTGGCGCAATGGGCCGATTTCCTGGTGGTCGCCACGCCCGGCGGCGCCGCTACCCGCCACCTGATCAACCGCCCGGTGCTGGATGCCCTGGGGCCGCAAGGGTTTATTGTGAATATCGCGCGCGGCAGCGTGATTGATACCGCGGCGCTGGCGCTGGCCTTGCGCGAAGGGCGGGTTGCCGGCGCCGGCCTCGATGTCTACGAGAGCGAGCCGCTGCCGCCGGCGGAACTGCTCGATCTGCCGAACGCGGTGCTGACGCCGCATGTGGCCGGCTGGTCGCCGGAGTCGGTGGCCGAGACAGTCCGCCTGTTCCTGGAAAACGCCAGGCGGCATTTTTCCGGGCAGGCGGTATTGACGCCGATTTGA
- a CDS encoding galactosyl transferase GMA12/MNN10 family protein produces the protein MALCISVFERLDPQVLRNHQHYCSLFGYPHRWVETAHIAHPMLRQAYRYHVLLQELRQAADNDWVLLLDCNAVIVHPLAMDTLLAGRDALLVKGPTRSPSGEPRVVMNNMLALRNTAENRKILHDIVFILHKALIRDEIGRSELSLLEQFPALDVNAMIGDGYVNVSWYISKWFDARIFVLNLGPWPSAEGEPDHDILFDLRMKNLLVRQVNGALIDGLPLLKTPAYPALSEEPLSSFNPQGKIALVTLYTHHIADYARISEHNVKRYCDRHGYAYHVYRAIPEQLDSSISGSWVKSWLLARHLAEHDWVIWIDADILFTNPSKKLEPLLAGRDLLFAKDIGGWELNSGVMAFRNTAENAALLEQIWQCVNQVDDKSSVYSSQGDQFHTIEALRAAGKLNEQSIVDCLAINTPPQFSTSDTLLTHYFGWGEPYRSVYMADDDTMSQRNRGN, from the coding sequence ATGGCTTTGTGCATCAGCGTGTTTGAACGGCTGGACCCGCAGGTTCTGCGTAATCATCAGCATTACTGCAGCCTGTTCGGCTATCCCCACCGCTGGGTAGAAACCGCGCACATCGCCCATCCCATGCTGCGCCAGGCGTACCGCTACCACGTGCTGCTGCAGGAATTGCGGCAAGCCGCCGACAACGACTGGGTCCTGCTGCTCGATTGCAACGCCGTCATCGTCCATCCGCTGGCGATGGATACCCTGCTGGCCGGGCGCGACGCGCTGCTGGTCAAAGGCCCTACCCGCAGCCCGTCGGGCGAACCGCGGGTCGTCATGAACAACATGCTGGCGCTGCGCAATACCGCAGAAAACCGCAAGATCCTGCACGACATCGTTTTTATCCTGCACAAAGCCCTGATCCGGGATGAAATCGGGAGAAGCGAGCTGAGCCTGCTGGAGCAATTCCCGGCGCTGGATGTCAACGCCATGATCGGCGACGGCTACGTCAACGTCAGCTGGTACATCTCGAAATGGTTCGACGCCCGCATCTTCGTGCTCAACCTCGGCCCCTGGCCCTCGGCCGAAGGCGAACCGGACCATGACATCCTGTTCGACCTGCGCATGAAAAACCTGCTGGTGCGGCAAGTCAACGGCGCCTTGATCGACGGCTTGCCGCTGCTGAAGACACCGGCCTACCCGGCGCTTTCCGAGGAGCCGCTGTCCAGTTTCAATCCGCAAGGAAAAATCGCGCTGGTGACGCTCTACACCCACCACATCGCTGACTACGCGCGCATCTCCGAGCACAATGTAAAACGCTACTGCGACCGCCACGGCTACGCCTACCATGTGTATCGCGCCATTCCGGAACAGCTCGACAGCAGCATATCCGGATCCTGGGTCAAGAGCTGGCTGCTGGCGCGCCACCTGGCGGAGCACGACTGGGTGATCTGGATAGACGCCGACATCCTGTTCACCAATCCATCCAAAAAGCTGGAGCCGCTGCTGGCAGGCCGCGACCTGCTGTTCGCCAAGGACATCGGCGGCTGGGAACTGAATTCCGGCGTGATGGCTTTCCGCAATACGGCCGAGAACGCCGCATTGCTGGAACAGATATGGCAATGCGTCAACCAGGTCGACGACAAATCCTCGGTCTACAGCAGCCAGGGCGACCAGTTCCACACCATCGAAGCATTGCGCGCGGCCGGCAAGCTCAACGAGCAGTCGATTGTCGATTGCCTCGCCATCAATACGCCGCCGCAGTTCAGCACCAGCGATACCCTGCTGACGCACTACTTCGGCTGGGGCGAGCCGTACCGCTCGGTGTATATGGCGGACGACGACACCATGTCGCAAAGAAACCGCGGAAACTAA
- a CDS encoding class I SAM-dependent methyltransferase has product MSQAEKVFTEIYQGNNWGSSESVSGPGSELYRTRHLQRELPYLLEEFNIRSMLDLPCGDFNWMQHVDLSRVDYIGADIVPQLVERNREKFGQAGRQFVQLDLINTPLPRADAVFCRDCLVHLPLQGIFSALKNICDSGALYLLTSSYSFRGFEANGEIALGEWRRLNLELGPFHFPAPSRYIIEGTDESEGRLSDKVIGVWPIDQIKKRLALI; this is encoded by the coding sequence ATGAGCCAAGCGGAGAAGGTTTTTACCGAGATCTATCAAGGTAACAATTGGGGGAGCAGCGAATCGGTTTCCGGACCAGGCTCCGAGCTGTACCGGACCCGGCACCTGCAGCGCGAGCTGCCGTACCTGCTGGAGGAGTTCAATATCCGCTCGATGCTGGATTTGCCCTGCGGCGATTTCAACTGGATGCAGCATGTCGACCTCTCCAGGGTCGACTATATCGGCGCCGATATCGTGCCGCAGCTGGTCGAGCGCAACCGCGAGAAATTCGGCCAGGCCGGGCGGCAGTTCGTGCAGCTCGACCTGATCAATACCCCGTTGCCCCGGGCCGATGCGGTGTTTTGCCGGGACTGCCTGGTGCATTTGCCGCTGCAAGGGATTTTTTCCGCGCTGAAGAACATCTGCGACAGCGGCGCCCTTTACCTGCTGACCTCCAGTTATTCGTTCCGCGGCTTTGAAGCGAACGGCGAGATCGCCCTGGGCGAATGGCGCCGCCTGAACCTGGAACTGGGGCCTTTCCATTTCCCCGCGCCTAGCCGCTACATCATCGAAGGCACCGACGAAAGCGAAGGGCGCCTGTCGGACAAGGTGATCGGCGTCTGGCCCATCGACCAGATCAAGAAGCGGCTGGCGCTGATCTGA
- a CDS encoding cation:proton antiporter, whose translation MQIFLVQLSVIILAAFICGTAAEKLGQSRVVGEIAAGLLLGPSVLGAIDIHAYDFLFGSASMPASALSQLGELGLVLLMFQLGLHLDLKSLQGRRQANAPLLVALLGMLIPFALGCAIGAISRPWIAPHAEAVGYVLFCGLALSISAVPVMARIVMDLRMADSYPATVALASATLTDILGWLLLAVIAAFAAGTYSFSRTLHDLALLAVFVAFSLLLAKPLWRSVLSRGKTTEASAPSAGILACVACYVLLSSWVTAAIGFHSAFGALMAALVLRGHADLAQAWRRQVTGFVELVLMPVFFAYAGIHVSLGSVQSPDFWQWFLLFLAAAILGKFGGSYLGARWSGIPHRDARIIGALMNTRGLMELIVLTIGLQLGILPVSVYSMLVLMALVTTAMTVPLLRFWRRQDKVLAGGRKANGADQMST comes from the coding sequence ATGCAAATTTTCCTCGTACAGCTCAGCGTCATCATCCTTGCCGCCTTTATCTGCGGGACCGCGGCGGAAAAGCTGGGCCAGTCGCGGGTGGTCGGGGAAATTGCCGCCGGCCTGCTGCTCGGCCCCTCCGTCCTCGGCGCAATCGATATCCATGCCTATGATTTCCTGTTCGGCAGCGCCAGCATGCCGGCCTCGGCCCTGTCGCAGCTGGGAGAACTCGGCCTGGTGCTGCTGATGTTCCAACTTGGGCTGCATCTGGACCTGAAGAGCTTGCAGGGACGACGCCAGGCGAACGCGCCGTTGCTGGTCGCCCTGCTGGGAATGCTGATCCCGTTTGCCCTTGGCTGCGCCATCGGCGCCATCTCCAGGCCATGGATTGCACCGCACGCCGAAGCTGTCGGATATGTGCTGTTTTGCGGCCTGGCGCTGTCGATATCGGCAGTGCCCGTGATGGCCAGGATCGTCATGGATTTACGCATGGCCGATTCTTATCCGGCGACCGTCGCGCTAGCCTCGGCGACGCTCACGGACATACTCGGCTGGCTGTTGCTGGCGGTGATCGCCGCCTTCGCGGCCGGCACGTATTCATTCAGCCGCACACTGCACGACCTGGCCCTGCTGGCGGTGTTTGTGGCTTTTTCCCTGTTGCTGGCCAAACCGCTTTGGCGCAGCGTGCTGAGCCGGGGCAAGACGACCGAAGCATCGGCGCCGTCCGCCGGGATATTGGCATGCGTAGCCTGTTATGTGCTCCTGTCCTCATGGGTCACCGCGGCGATCGGCTTCCACAGCGCCTTCGGCGCCCTGATGGCGGCCCTGGTGCTGCGCGGCCACGCCGATCTGGCGCAGGCCTGGCGGCGCCAGGTGACGGGTTTTGTCGAACTGGTCCTGATGCCGGTTTTTTTCGCCTACGCCGGCATCCACGTGTCGCTGGGCAGCGTGCAGTCGCCCGATTTCTGGCAATGGTTCCTGCTGTTCCTGGCGGCGGCGATCCTGGGAAAATTCGGCGGCAGCTACCTGGGTGCGCGCTGGTCCGGCATCCCCCACCGCGATGCCAGGATCATCGGCGCGCTGATGAACACTCGCGGCCTGATGGAACTGATCGTGCTGACGATAGGGCTGCAACTCGGCATCCTGCCGGTTTCCGTGTATTCGATGCTGGTGCTGATGGCGCTGGTGACAACGGCGATGACCGTGCCGCTGCTGCGGTTCTGGCGGCGCCAGGACAAGGTGCTTGCAGGCGGCCGCAAGGCGAACGGCGCCGACCAGATGTCAACTTAA